GCAGTGGGCTGAGGTCGCAGAAGAAATGGGGGATGCGGTTGTGGGTGCAGAAGGAGAGGCGGGTCAAGAGCACTGCATGGGTGAGGGCGTTGCTGAAGGCTGTGGTCCAGGATGTAGCCACCAGGAGGCCACAGAGTCGTGGCGTCACGGACGTGGTGTAATGCAGGGGGTGGCAGATGGCCGcgtagcggtcataggccatggcaGTCAGCAGAAAGCTGTCAATGCCGGCAAACCAAATGAAGAAGAACACCTGGATCAGGCAGCCAGCATAGGGGATCCCTCTGCGTCCAGACACGTGGTTGGCCAGCATCTTGgggatggtggtggaggtgaAGCAAACATCCACCAAGGCCAGGTTGgcgaggaagaagtacatgggggtgtggagccGGGTGTCGGTGGTGATGGCCAGCATGATGAGCAAGTTCCCGAGCACTGCGGTCAGGTACATGgtcaggaagaggaggaagagcagCTGCTGTTGCTTGGGGTCTTCGGAGAAGCCCAGGAGGAGAAACTCATAGATGCCTGTGATGTTGGGGCCTTCCATGACCATCCTGGATAAAGGAGAGAGGAACCAGAGGAGCTGTCCGTGGTGCTGGTCCAAAGCAGCACCTCCACAGCACCTGAGTGCCATCCCTTCTAGTTGGTTCAGACATTCAGCGATTCTCCCCACTGTCTCCTATATCATGATTTCCCCCCATTTGTGGACAAATGGTGGCACACACCATTCattcccccagcccaccccagatTCAACTGTAGCTTGGTGGCCAGCTACCAAGCATGCTACAGCTTCCTACCTCAAGCAGCTGGCTTTCTCTTGCTGCAGGAGCACATTTGTCCTGCACACAGGGTTGTGTGGCATGCTGGGGACTGGACACCCCCAGGAGGGACTGTTGACCAGCCAGGGACAGGGCTTGGTGGGTGAATCCTCCAGCCTCCTCACTCCCTgctggggcagttctggggtgCGTCTGATACAGATCACTAGAAATCAAGCTTCCTTTGGGAGCTCACCAGCACTCTGCCTTCCTGGCTTCCTTCCCAAATGCTCACTGGGCCACTTGAGATAACCAACTAAATAAACCACTTGCACTCAAGTCCTGAGTGTAGAATCTGCTTTTGGGAGAACCCAAACGAAGACACAAGGATTCTaaagttttattcatctttgaaagAATGCCTTCTGAATTCCAAATACTCCTCCAGTTCCTGCACCATTTTAATGTTCACTTGACCTTGACACATCTCAAAAAAGGTCAACGTGACCTCCGTGTTCTAATCCACAGCTCATTTTGAGTCAATGTGCACAAGTACGATTATTCCACTGCTAAATCCAGAAATGTTTGGCATGGTGTGGCAAATACCTTAATATAACCCCAAAGATCAGCAAAATTAGTCAGCAATACAAATTGCCATATAAACTCTATTTCTGGCTAATTGCTGTAGAATGTCATCAGGATCTTTTGAACAATGGGTGACAACTAAGAAACATTTGCAAGTCTTTCTGCTAATTTTGAGATTGGTTCTGGCTTCATATAGTTAATGCTTACTTTTTTTATGTCCATGCATTGTACTTTTTGGGGGGTGTAAGTTGTAAGCATGCAATGTTTTGATAATTGTAAATTCAAGAGTTTATGATAAAACATGAAAGGCAAAGATCCAGAATGAAAAGGTCACAAAATTTGTATGTTTCTTCATGTTCCTGTGAAATACCATGAACAAGACTCTGCTGTATTTGTGGGAGAAGAAATGATATTTTGGTTCTCCCAAAAGCAGATCAGAGCAGCCTGGAGCAATTTTTGCTCCTGTGTAAGGCTGAGTGTAAAATACAACCACCAATCTGTAATTTTGTAATGAAATACaaaatgtttaaacaaaaatatgtttAGCTTAGGTTAACTAGTGACATAATTATTAGATGCAAATCCTGCCCAGGAGATGTTTATTAAAAGTTGAAAATGTTACTACTTAAGTCTTTTTCTGAATCGTAATCATGTTTGTTGGTTTTTGGCTCcaataaggaaaattttcaatagccaatgaagaaaaatgagagtTTAATTCAGTTCATACTATAAAGTTTAATCAGTTGTGCACCATAAAGcttttcaataataaaatgttCCGGAAGAATTGGTTTTATGTCAAAGAATGTTGATGAAATAGACAGAATGCATTTAGGAAGTCAAGAATCAATTACTTTTAACTACAGTTTGTTAAACATCAATTGCATGATTTcaaatgtgaaatatttagaaCTTCAAAGAAATTAACGTGGATATGAGCACAACATTTTCATTTAGACTTTTGCTTGTGGCAAAACCCATCTATTGGAAAGAGAAGACAGCTTTGTGGAAAACTACGTCAAGTCAATGAAATTTCAACCATTTCGAGGTAGCTTCATTTTGAGGAGTCATTAAAATTGTTTCCGTAATTTATTCAAAAGTGAAATTCAAGACTTTTTaaaggattttgttgttgttgtagttgATCACACGAGGCTGATTAGAACATCTGAAATAAAGTCtgacaaaagtaaaaaatatataattaaattcaTTGGGGCTAAAACATGGTCAAATGAAGTTTGCAACATTTTTACCGTGTTTTAATAAAGTCATTTCAATGAAAAATATCTACATGAAAACCATCTTTGATTTCGTTCAGATGTGGTATAATGCTAGGGGAGAAAGTCTGGAGTTTACACATAATTCACAAAGCTTTCTGGGGCTTAATTTCAAGTTCTTTTTTGTTTGGTCATCTTGGGGCATTTCAAAAAAGATGTAACTCAAATGAATCACTGTGAACCTTATTCTTGACACTTTATATTTGCCAGCAAGCATccaaaaacacacagagaaaaaaagtcaACATAACTAAAGGACTGAGGATTAAAATAGTGCAAATTGGAAGAGTTTGGACTCAAAATGCCAATCAATTTGAGGGGCTGTGGCTGCAAAAGCAGGAATGCAGAATCTTATAAATTCTTCTCAATAAAAGCTGAGAAAGGAAGAGGtacaatttcagaaaataaagtctgtttgtttttgtttttagattcAGCTATAATAATTCGTATTCTAATAGGGATATCAATACTTTATTTGGCTTTACAAGAAAGTTATTGGTTATTAAAGCTGACAATAATTTGACACATTAAAGAGGATGTTATTACTTTATGGGTGCTGAGtttttgtttgaggtgatgaaaatttgGGTTAATGGATGTTTGCGAAGGTAACACAATATTGTCGatgtaattaataccaatgagatgtacatttgaaagtatttaaaatggtAAACTTTgagttgtatttatgttactacaataaaaagtttttaaaaagtgattggaCATAAAAAGTTAAGTAGAGAGCCATGAAACAGAAGTATAAGATACTAATGAAAACTGAGGAACTGTGAGATCCTATTCGAAAACGAACAAAATAATTATCAATGccagaaaaaaacttttttttgggggggggggaggttggTCTACTAAATTTTATAAACTGAATTTGTTGTTTGATGGCAAGaatgataaaatataattaaattgatGGAGTCCTAGAATTAAGTCAAAGGATGTCCCAGAAGCTCGTAGGaacaaatattaatataattaatccaaccaaataaatatgacaaataaTTGCTGTGACTACACCAATGGGAGAGGTATTGAATGCATAAACATCCCTCGGATGGCAAagattttgctttaattttcacTCTGTTAGCTCAGCAGAAGCCGAGAGAAGACTCAGCGTCGTGAACAAGGATATACTGATGCTAAAAGAAAATCTCCACTTTTTGAGGCCACGCGAGACCCAATGGGTGTCAATTTGAACCCAACCCTCCTCCCCTTTTCCCATCCCAGTAAAGGGCAGCCCTATCTGCTCGTCATTCCTACTCCAAACCTAGACTCACCCTGAGGGCTCTCCTTCTCTTATACCCcacatctgagccttcagcaaatCCTACTGATGCCACCTTCAAAGTAGTTCCAGTATGCAAACCAGTCTTGTCACTGTTTTCACCACCTGGATCTTGCAAAAGTCACCTAACTGCTCTCTCTGCCTGCTGCCTCCCTTGCCCCCAACACAGGGTCTTCAAAGGGCAGTTGGGGAAATCCTTTTGAAATCTAGATGGCTTCTCATTAGTCCTCCGCTCAAAGGCTTCCAGTGGggaaaaatccaaattccttccCTTTGTCTACAAGATCGTACCAGGCAGGatctcatggccccttcctcctccccccactcaCTCTGGTGTCTGCTGCTTCTTGAATAAGGCAGCCTGGTTTGGCTTCTGGGCATTTGCACtggtttcttctgcctggaatgtcttttttttttttttttttccctcaaaacaGCTTCCAAGACCCACCTCCAATCCTTCCTTCTCTTGGAGctccctcctctgccctcctAGCATTATCTGGAGATGGACCTTCCCCTGGGGCTCTCAGCCTGCTGCCCCCCTTTTCTCCCCGCTCCTGCCTAGCAAGTCTGTACTTCCACCTCAGTTCCTTGTTCATTCTTCAGCCACTTATAGGGCATCTTCACTGGGGCATGCCCCAGCCCCATGTCCAGGGATTTCAAGACAGCGCCTAAGACAGACAGCTTTGAACAAACAAAGCCCAGAAGATCCTCACACCCCTCACTCCAGATGGCCCATCAAGGAACTTAACGATGGTCCACTTTGCCCATAACCAGGAACCGGAAGTCACAATGAGATGGCCTTGCACACTCACCAGCCTGGCCAAAATGAAGGTAGCTAACACCACCAAACAACGGCCTGGCTATGGGGCAACAGGAAATCTCACATCCAGCAGAGAGACTTCTGGTTGCAACCAACACTTTAGAGAGCAATTAGTCAATATCTAACAAAGCTGAAGTCTTTGTTAGATATGAGCCAGCCGTGCACCCCAGAGGAGTGATCGTGCAGGTGCACGAGAATGTTGACAAAGGAAACACGCCCAGCCGCAGAGGGACACATAAATTGACTGTGACACGGCTACCTCACAGGTGTTTACAGAGTCATAGAAATGAAAGATGTGTGGGACTATCTGCATCCACCTCGAAGAATCTCGAAAACATCATGCTGGGcgaaagaaaaagaatcaaagaaggatGAGCAGAGAATAATGCTTTTAATATGAAGTTTACAAAAAGGCGACACAATTCTATATATTGTTCATGGATATATGCCCATGAAGTAAGAGAAAAAGTGCATGGAACTTACTGGTAGGCACTAAATTTAGGATGTGGGTTACTtctgagagtgtgtgtgtgtgtaagagagagacaaagagagagggagagggagagaaagggagggagagagggaaagaaagatggagagagagagagaaggagggagggagggagagggagaaagaagtgGGAGTATTGAGAAGTAAACTTGGGACATTAGTTGTATCTGAAAAGTTTCACTTAAATTGGAAGATGGATACAAGCTATGTTCCAGCTTGTATCATCATCCTTTTTTGAATGCCTGAACTGTTACACACAGACACTCAAGGTGGTCCCCATCCTCAAGGGATTCATTGGGAAAGGGCTGATGGGTGGGCATGTCAGTGAGGGGACCCCATTGTCCTCTGGTCAAGGCCACTAGGACCTTTGAGCTCCCTTCCCAAAGGTCCACAATCCTCTTGAttgccccccacctccaccccactggGCCTTTCCTGGCCCCAAGTCTCCATGTCTGCGTCAATCCCCAAATCTGCTTACTCCTCTGAACCCCAGCTTAGTGCTGGTCAGTGGCAGGCATCTGCTggggctcccctctgctcccctctctGCATCCTGATGAttttcctgcccccccccccaatctctTCTTCCTgactccctctctccttcctggcAACCACCATTTTCCTATCTTGTCACTCTTAGACCCTCAAACTTGCCCctttccagttctctgtgccACCAGGCTTGCTCCTCTAGTTCCCTCTCCACCATGACCACCACCAGAGCAGATGACCTGCCTCTCCCTTGCTTAAAATCTTGCACTGGCTCCCCAGTGCCCTACTACCAATAGCTAATTTTATTACGTGCTCACTGTGTACCAGACGCCATGAAAAGTGGTTCAACATGCTTTATCTTCTTTAATCATTGAAGGTAGACACATTTATCCCCATGTAAAGGATGAGCAGGCATGGAGACAGCCATCAATGACCCAGTATCTCACGGTCCCTCTCGTTCCAAACTTTGCCCTGCAGGACCCAAGAGCTGAGAATCTCAACAATGTCTGCCTGTTTCATTTGGTTTTCATTGTGCAAACGAGTTGGTTGAAGCCCAGAGAGGCAGAGCCACTTGCCCTATGTCCCACAGCAGCTGTGACAGCAGCCCGGCCCCTGCTCCTGGGTCCTCTCTCCCACTCACCTATGGGAAATGTTCCCTCTGGCTGCCAGGATGCCCAGCTGGGGAGAGGTGAGCCAGCTCTTGCTGGGAGAGGGTCTCGAACAGTGCACAATGTGGAGGCAGGTCTGAAGATACAGAGGAGGGAGTGTGGGGCTGGCAGAGCCCAATTTACCTCTCTGTCCCCACACCCTGGGCTGGGTCTCTCGTGTCTTGTTAGGGTGCCAGGCCCGCCCCCCAATCGCCACCTCCATGCTCTGTCCCTGCTGGGTCTGACTCTGGGGAACAAGGGACCCAGCACCTTCTGGGATCTCCCCCCAGCCCTCTGAGTTTCAAACCATCCTTGGCTAATGCTTCCAGGCACTAATTGGAGTCACCCTTGGGTCAAAGTTCATGGGTAAGGGTCACGGATGGAAGCTTTCATCACAAAAAGCCTTTTTgatcatttaaaattgttttgggtGTTTCCCATCACATTATTATTATACATTATTAGTGCCCTTTCCCTTCCCAATGGGGCTGATACAGAGTCCATTTTAGGGCTGGAAGTGTCTCCACTGGCATTTTAGGTTGGCATTGGGGTCAGTCAACCTGTGGTTTCTTTGCAAAaagtcctatatccagcaaaactgtccttcaaaaatgagggagagtttcatatcgtgttttattatttatttgttgattttcagtggtaccaacttttgttttttaaaattttaaaatatttttcatttttatagtggtaaaatagacaaacaaaatttgccattttaaacacttttatgtGCACTATtctgtggcattaattacattcccagTGTTATGTAACCATCATCACTATTTATTTccggcacattttttttttttttcattttgattttttaatgtaattttaaaatcctGGATCCCAAGAAGTCTTGGCTAGAACTTCCTTTTCTTCATAAGAAACAATTTCATCTCCCACTTGACATTCTATCTTTTGTTCATCCAAACTGAGACCACAATCCATACCAGTTTTGATGATTGAAACATCATCTTTATGGTGTTTCAGAGAGGTTAATGAACCCTTCCAGATAACTTGTCCATTACGgattaatttaaatttctgttttctttctaactGTCCCTTTTGGACTCTGCAGCCTGCCACAGGaacttttttcttcccttctgtcaCAGAGAAGGTAGCTGGTACAGAAGCCTTACCTTCCACAATGCCGGGCAGTCTGCTGCTCAGTTCTTCCTGCAAATCTTCAATAAGTCGGTAAATGATTTTATGAAGTTTaatttttactcctttttttgCAGCTGACTTTTGGAGAACATTGCCTACATTCACTTTGAAACCATATATAACACCACCAAATGTTTCAGCAAGGTCAACATCATTTTCCACTAATGTCACCCACTCCAAAATGTACTAATTCTAGTTCACACTCATGTGAAGCATCATAGGTATCCATAATGTTCAAAATGGCTTCAACAGAACCATCAACATCTCCTTTAATAATTATAGGAAGTACATTTGaatctctttctgttttctcttttggctttaaaagattctgtccttttttttcttggtaCTTTTTAAATGATCTCTTCCTCCAGTGTAAACTGCCATACTTCTCATGGGCTTTCCAATGTGCTTCTTGGTGCTCCCTTCgtttttcttctagtattttcaGATCGTCTTTGTTTTTCTCCTGTTCTTGTTCGTACTTCCTCCAGTTAACAACTTCACGTGCCCTTGGCTCAGATTCTACTTCAAGAATTTCATCTCCAGCAGAAGGAATGTCTCTCCGGCCTATAATACCCACTGGCATGCTGGGACAGGCCTCATTGactgtttttccattttcatcaaACATTAAGCGTACTTTTGCCCAGCTCTTTCCAGCAACCAAAACTGAGCCTTTTCTTAAAGTTCCTCTTTGAATTATAGCTGTAGTAACAGGACCTTTTCCTTTGTCTGTGAAAGACTCAATCACTGTTCCTTCCACTGGACCAGTGGGATCAGCTTTCAATTCTAACATTTCTGCTAGAGCAATTGTTGCCTCTGCCAAAGCCATCAGATTATCGCCCGTAAGTGCAGAGACATGCACTGCTTGAACATCACCTCCATAATCCTCACACACCACATTATAGGCCAGcagctcttttttcactttctcagGATCAGCCTCAGCTTTGTCACATTTGTTTATGGCAAGGACAATAGGAACTTGAGCATCTTTGGCATGCTGAATTGATTCCACAGTTTGTTTCATCACTCCATCATGTGCTGCTACAACCAATATAACAATGTCAGTGACCTGAGCACCTCTGGCTCTCATTGCTGAGAAGGCAGCATGGCCTGGAGTATCAAGAAAGGTTATCTTTTCtccagaaggcagagagacaagaaAGGCACCAATGTGCTGAGTGATGCCTCCAGCTTCCATTGTTGCCACTTGAGTTTTTCGCAGTTTGTCAAGTAACGTCGTTTTCCCATGATCAACATGGCCCATTATAGTAACAACTGGGGACCTTGGGGTTAATAAAGCTGGATCTGCATGGGGCCTTCTTACagcatctttattttctttgattttgtccTGTTTTAATTTGCTCCATTTTAACTTCATCCCTGCCTTCTTTACTACTTCTTTGATCAGACATCATCTAAACATGAGTTTGCTTCTAGTGAATCTATGTCAATAGCAGTGTTCAATAAAGCTTCATATACATAATCTATGTCTTTTTCCATTGCTCTGGCAAGCTCCTCAACTGTCATTCCAATCCATACCTCCACCTCCTTTCTAGATTTTGTCACAGATACCTGAGATTTCCGtggtctttcttccttctttgttacTAGAAGTCTATATTGAGAAAAAGCAGTCCTGATGAGTGTATCTGTTTGCGAGGGCTGGATATACAACTGAGCTGTCCACACTGGGTAAGGAGATGAAAACACATGCCTCCAGTGTGCTAATGTTCTTCTTTAACCCAGGCTGTGCAGCTGTCTACAAAGAGTGTGAAATCGTAGAAGGTTCTCCAACTTTAGTATCTTCTGGTTcatgtttctcatttttaaaaaaactgccgTCAACGAtgatttttcatctaatttttgaaaCGTGGCatgtgttccctctgcctggaatgcctttcAAGCCTGAACTCTTTACCCTCTCCAAAACCATTTTAGGACAAATAATGTACACCACCCAAGACGACCCTGGCTGAGAAACCCTACTCACTTAGCTCCTACATAAGGCCCCAAGAGTCTGGAGTCCGAAGCAGGGGGGCAATCACCTTCCAGACCCAGGAGCACTGCAGGTCCATCCCTCTAATAGTCTCCCCCAACTTCCTCTTTCCAGCACATTTTTATCCCCACAAACAGAAGCTCCACCCATGAAGTAATAACTACCCATCGCCCctcactccatcccctggtaacctctgatctactttctgcctccatgaatttgcttatttcaaATACCTTATATAAGTGgagtcatgcaatatttgtcctttcgtgtctggcttctctcactggcctaatggtttcaaggttcacccatgctgtagcatgtatcagaatttcctttctttttatagtGGAATAATATCCCATAGCATGGATCTAGCATGTTATGTTTAtccttcatctgttgatggacacttggtttatTTCCATACTTTGGCTATGGTGAATATATAATAGCTATGAAAAATgtgtgtacaagtatctgtttgagtccctgttttcaattttggggGTTTATACTTGGAAGtagggattgccgggtcatacggtaattctatgtttagacctttttccatagtggctgcacaattttccatttccattagCAATGAGCAaaggtttctctctctccacatccttgacaacactcattattgtctgtttttttttttttaacacatagGTTCATTTTTGATGGGTGGTAAGATAAAGCTGGATAATATATCCTGTAAATCAACTCATTTTGGCACATGGAAACTGTATTACACGTTCTTGACTGATTAAAGAGTCAATCTCACAAAATGTAATTAGTAAAACccactttctttttaaaactctttttattttgaaataattttatcacTTGCATGGATGggttccatcacccccaaaagctCCCTCATGCTC
Above is a window of Choloepus didactylus isolate mChoDid1 chromosome 25, mChoDid1.pri, whole genome shotgun sequence DNA encoding:
- the LOC119520506 gene encoding olfactory receptor 1361-like, producing the protein MEGPNITGIYEFLLLGFSEDPKQQQLLFLLFLTMYLTAVLGNLLIMLAITTDTRLHTPMYFFLANLALVDVCFTSTTIPKMLANHVSGRRGIPYAGCLIQVFFFIWFAGIDSFLLTAMAYDRYAAICHPLHYTTSVTPRLCGLLVATSWTTAFSNALTHAVLLTRLSFCTHNRIPHFFCDLSPLLKLACSDTFLNNVMVYTVGALPIITPFAGILVSYTHIFAAVLRIPSAGGKRKVFSTCGSHLSVVFLFYGTLIGVYFNPMSSHTAQKDTVAAVMYTMVTPMLNPFIYSLRNKDMKGALGAVLSRKLVFIR
- the LOC119520485 gene encoding LOW QUALITY PROTEIN: translation initiation factor IF-2, mitochondrial-like (The sequence of the model RefSeq protein was modified relative to this genomic sequence to represent the inferred CDS: deleted 1 base in 1 codon), coding for MKLKWSKLKQDKIKENKDAVRRPHADPALLTPRSPVVTIMGHVDHGKTTLLDKLRKTQVATMEAGGITQHIGAFLVSLPSGEKITFLDTPGHAAFSAMRARGAQVTDIVILVVAAHDGVMKQTVESIQHAKDAQVPIVLAINKCDKAEADPEKVKKELLAYNVVCEDYGGDVQAVHVSALTGDNLMALAEATIALAEMLELKADPTGPVEGTVIESFTDKGKGPVTTAIIQRGTLRKGSVLVAGKSWAKVRLMFDENGKTVNEACPSMPVGIIGRRDIPSAGDEILEVESEPRAREVVNWRKYEQEQEKNKDDLKILEEKRREHQEAHWKAHEKYGSLHWRKRSFKKYQEKKGQNLLKPKEKTERDSNVLPIIIKGDVDGSVEAILNIMDTYDASHECELELVHFGVGDISGNDVDLAETFGGVIYGFKVNVGNVLQKSAAKKGVKIKLHKIIYRLIEDLQEELSSRLPGIVEGKASVPATFSVTEGKKKVPVAGCRVQKGQLERKQKFKLIRNGQVIWKGSLTSLKHHKDDVSIIKTGMDCGLSLDEQKIECQVGDEIVSYEEKEVLAKTSWDPGF